The Streptococcus suis DNA window ACGTTTCAGTTCAATGGTCGCAGTAGAAGACCTCCGTTGGACTGTGTGAATGCCTTGCTTTCCTTCGGTTACAGTCTGTTGACCTATGAATGCCAATCAGCAATTGAAGCGGTTGGTCTGGATAGTTATGTTGGATTTTTCCATACAGACCGTCCTGGTCGTGCGAGTCTGGCTTTGGATTTAGTTGAGGAATTTCGTTCCTTCATTGTTGATCGGTTTGTATTTTCCTTAATCAATAGAGGACAGTTAACGAAAAAGCATTTTGATATCAAAGAAAATGGAAGTGTTTTGTTGACTGAAAAAGGCAGAGCAGTTTTCATTGAAGCCTGGCAAAAGCGAAAACATACAGAAGTTGAGCATCCATTTACCCAGGAAAAAGTCAAATTGATGTTATTGCCCTACGTTCAGGCACAATTGCTTGCAAAGGCTGTTCGAGGCGAGTTGGACAGTTATCCTCCGTTTATGATATAGGAGCTATATTATGATGGTATTAGTGACCTATGATGTCAATACAGAAACAGTAGCTGGACGAAAGCGATTGAGACAAGTAGCCAAGCTGTGCGTTGACTTTGGTCAACGTGTGCAACATTCTGTCTTCGAATGTTCAGTCGCTCCAGCAGAATTTGTTGAGTTAAAGAATAAGTTGCTGGAAATCATTGACAAGGAACAGGATAGTATCCGCTTTTATTTGCTAGGAAAAAACTGGCAAAATCGTGTGGAAACGATTGGACGAGATACTAGTTATGATCCTGATCAAGGAGTCCTCCTGTTATAGATTATCTCTGCGAATCGGGCTTACTCATTAAATGTGAGGAGATTCGCGTGAAAAGCATATGAAAAAAAGTGAAAATAGAGTGAATTTATGGTATATTCTATATCTGTAGAAACTTTATTTTTACAAAACAGTGTCAAATAGCGCTGTCGCACCCTACACGGGTGCGTGGATTGAAATTTGAAACGTGTAGCATATCAGCTATTTCTTCCCGTCGCACCCTACACGGGTGCGTGGATTGAAATAAGTTCTAAGGACTCGGGAAAATCCTAATAAGCTTGTCGCACCCTACACGGGTGCGTGGATTGAAATTTAATACCATTTGAACCCAGACCACAATCAAGACCGTCGCACCCTACACGGGTGCGTGGATTGAAATAAGTAGTTATCGGAATTTTTAAAGTAAGACGATTGTCGCACCCTACACGGGTGCGTGGATTGAAATATTTAATAACATTTTAAGCACCACGCCAAAAGCGTGTCGCACCCTACACGGGTGCGTGGATTGAAATCAATTTAGCTGGCCTCATCTTAAGATGCCTCATGTCGCACCCTACACGGGTGCGTGGATTGAAATTACAATATCTATACCGTCATCAGTCATGTGTTCGTCGCACCCTACACGGGTGCGTGGATTGAAATATGGTAACGATAACGAGACCAACAGACGTCGCGAGTCGCACCCTACACGGGTGCGTGGATTGAAAGATATCGTCGGGCTATGACGATCACTAGGACAGGTCGCACCCTACACGGGTGCGTGGATTGAAATTCTTTGTCGTCTTTCTTTTTAGTTTAAAATAGGGTCGCACCCTACACGGGTGCGTGGATTGAAATCAATCTATTGTTTTGCTGTTGGGCTAGACGTCCAGTCGCACCCTACACGGGTGCGTGGATTGAAATATTTTATGATTTTATCACTGAAAAAATACCTGAGTCGCACCCTACACGGGTGCGTGGATTGAAATAGTCGAGCAGATCCATATTGGCAAGGTGGATGAGTCGCACCCTACACGGGTGCGTGGATTGAAATAGTGTCAGCTATGGCAAGAGAGGACGAAAGCAAGGTCGCACCCTACACGGGTGCGTGGATTGAAATATTTTATATTTAAAGTCTTAATATTTATGCTACGTCGCACCCTACACGGGTGCGTGGATTGAAATTCTTGAGCATTTTGAGAGTTTTTAATCCGGTAGTGTGTCGCACCCTACACGGGTGCGTGGATTGAAATCAACTGCGCCAATCCAACTCGCCAATACACGTCAGTCGCACCCTACACGGGTGCGTGGATTGAAATTACCTTATAATCTGAACTATATAAAATACCATTGTCGCACCCTACACGGGTGCGTGGATTGAAATAACATGTGTGCTAAACAACTTGAAGCCTTGAGAAGTCGCACCCTACACGGGTGCGTGGATTGAAATATTCTCACGTATCTTACGTGATCCAAAAACTGGACGTCGCACCCTACACGGGTGCGTGGATTGAAATCATTTTCTAACAACTCTGCAGTACACTCGTTTGAGTCGCACCCTACACGGGTGCGTGGATTGAAATTAGCAGACAATCGGGGGTAAGTTTTAATTTATACAGTCGCACCCTACACGGGTGCGTGGATTGAAATCGTAGAGTGAACTCAAACTCTTCTGTGAACGAGGGTCGCACCCTACACGGGTGCGTGGATTGAAATTCGATCTCGGCAAGCAGATTCGACTTTGTAGAAAGTCGCACCCTACACGGGTGCGTGGATTGAAATTCTAAAACGGCAATTTTACAAAACGCCCGACAAGTCGCACCCTACACGGGTGCGTGGATTGAAATACTCCTTTTATTTACGACTAACCCAAGACTCCTGTCGCACCCTACACGGGTGCGTGGATTGAAATTTGCACCATTGGTTGTCCTGTGGTTGGTGTCATGTCGCACCCCACATGGGTGCGTGGATTGAAATTTGCACCATTGGTTGTCCTGTGGTTGGTGTCATGTCGCACCCCACATGGGTGCGTGGATTGAAATTTGAAAAATGTTGCTAAACCATCAAGGACGTTCCCGTCGCACCCCACATGGGTGCGTGGATTGAAATATTTTTTTCCTCCTTTGTTTTTTTCCTGGTCACGTCGCACCCCACATGGGTGCGTGGATTGAAATTTGTCTGTTGCTCTACTTGTCCGCTTATATTTGGTCGCACCCCACATGGGTGCGTGGATTATAGAGTGATACTCTAATAATCATTTCCTCAATAAAATCTTTTGTCAGAGAACTCAGAGAAAATTATAAGATTCTTGGTGTT harbors:
- the cas2 gene encoding CRISPR-associated endonuclease Cas2 produces the protein MMVLVTYDVNTETVAGRKRLRQVAKLCVDFGQRVQHSVFECSVAPAEFVELKNKLLEIIDKEQDSIRFYLLGKNWQNRVETIGRDTSYDPDQGVLLL